The Phaseolus vulgaris cultivar G19833 chromosome 10, P. vulgaris v2.0, whole genome shotgun sequence DNA window ATATCCCAGCTACAAGTACCCTTCGAAGTAAGATTCAGTTTCCCTTGATTTATAATTCAAAGGAAAATTGTAGTAACAAGCCAAGTATCAACCTAAACACCCTTGTTTTGGATTTGATGCACCTGCATAGAAATCTTATTATTATGACCCCCAAGCTACTGCTAGTGTTAAGCAAGTGCACGAAGAAGGGGATGAGTGGTTGGTTACCCATAAAAGTAACTACTTTGAATTTAATGACTATACGTTGCTAgtataaaatagttttacatCATTACAGTTATAAATCATTGTTGATTGTGATTGAAAGACAATAGAAAACTAATTTAAGATTGAGTAGATAGCCTAATTTTTCATGTAGTATTTTGTTGTTACATGCTTAACTTAACCACAAGTTTCATTTCCGGCAGCTTTACCGAGGTGGATGATTACTTAAGGCTCAGCTCAGAGAAACTGGAAAGTTTGGGTTGGAAATACAGGTCGCTGGAGGAAACACTCATTGATTCTGTTCAGAGCTATCAAGATGCTGGCCTCCTGCAATCCCAataattttcactttttttttatatatccatTGTTCTGGATTATCACTTGTGTGTGACACAAGTCTGGGGAACTATCAGTTTCAATATTTGAGAAGGTggaatgaataaaaataaaaagtttaaggACAAAAAATGTTTACATCATCTGTGTATAATGGTTTTATTCACTGTCATTTAACATAAAACTATTATGAATAGCAAGTTTGCTTTGACTTCCATATAAGTATTCGAAAAGTTATCATGAAAATCATTTGTAGTTGATTATTAATGGAAAAGTTTTACATAGTATCTCCATTACACTCATTCTATACTCCTTAATAGCTTCAAGGTGTTGGAAGAAATGTAACAAACTACTATATTCAACTTACTTAAAATCGAGATTAGAGTTAGGATAATGAAAGGTTCATAAAGTCGTAAATTCTGGGACGTAGATTTTACTTtctacaaaaaatattatatatatatagttgtgAAAAATCATGGTCACCCACTAAATTAAATTAAGGAAGAATTTTCAATAATTCTTCTATTTCACGATTTTAATTGAGTGGTATCAATAATAGTGTTTCTTTACAATTGTTTGTTAACTCCTTACAATATATCAGACCAATTTTCATGAGTAATGATTCCTTCCATTTTCTATCAGAACCAAACTCAAATATCATCTTCCAGTAAATTAAGgagaaatttttaatatatagttatatatgtCGTGAATACCCTTAAACTTTAATTAGGTTtggattttgttttaattaaaatccCATTCATCAAGAAAGTAAATAGGTGTTATGGGCTGAAAACACAGTGAATTTTAATTGGGTGGTACAACACACATAACAAGGTGAGATTTGATGTACACTTTTTTAGGATTTTATTTGACGATCTGCATGATTTTGCTGTGCACGATCATATGTGAAGCAGATTCTATGTAAGATTGTACAATATTACacaaaaatatcttataaaatTAGTGGTAAGaccatttatttttaattttttagtggAAATGCTAGGATTATAATATATTGTACATCAACAAATTGTAAATCCGTGAAATTAAACGATCACAAATGTCACAGGCCTCAACTTTTTTTCACAAACACGAAAAATCAACAGACAAAACAAATCACACACAGCACAATTACTTGCCACTGATCATAAAAATGCTATTAAAAGTGCAATGCTATTTTGACAACACATTCCCGTAAaatcttttctttatttcttttcatCAAATCATCCatcttattttacattttttttgtctcttctctttatttttcctttttctttgttgTGGAATGTGTTGTTAAAATAACACTACTCTTGACACATGATTTTTAACACACTACCAAACAAGATGGTGTCCACATTTCACAATGAGTTTCCTCAGCTTCATGTCAGCAATAAACATCAACATCAGAAGGTGTGGCTACTGTTCTCAATGATGGTTTTGAAAACTCCAGCCAAGCAACAAAATCATCACTCACCAACCTACAATTCTTTAGATTCAACTCTTTCAATCTCCTGCAGTTTTCTACTACTTCCACCACACCCTTAGCTGTAACATGCCAGCAACTCTGAATGTTCAGAAGTAGTAGTCCACTACACCTCCTTGAGATCATTGATAGAGCTTCATCCTCAATTTTTGAGCCTGACAAGTTCAACACTTCCAGTTTTGAAACTTCAAAGTCTATCTCAAACACTTTCATTCCTGTATTGGCCAGGTTCAAATGCCTTATCTCACTGCATCTCTTCAAAACCTCAACAATTCCTTCACCAGAAACGCCCTCACAACCGATTATGTCAAGAAGCTGCAAACTAGGACAAATGGAAACAAATTTGATCAAACTTGCATCACTCAGCAAAACATTATCACCCAAATACACTTTTTTCACTTCAGGGTTCACAACAAAATCCCTCATTGAATCTTCTTCCCCTTCCACCCCAAGATATGTTCTCTCCATTTTGATCTCACAAAGCAAAGGACAGTTTCTTGTGAGGATGAAAAATGTTGAATTGGTCAGCTGGCAGCAACCACTGAGGTTTATAGTAGTTAGGCTAAGAAGAAATACAGATAACTTGCTGATACATTGATCAGTTAAGAAATCAACTTTCCGAAGATCCAAGCATTGAACAGATTGGCATTTGGATAACACATAAGAGATTCCTGAGAATGTACAATTGCAACAGTCTTGGAGGGTGAGCTTCTCTAGCAGAAGACCTCCACCTTCTGCAACAGCAAAGAGAAACTCATCCGAGATAACAGAGTTTGACAAATCAAGAGCAGTTAACCTTTTAAAACTCTTGAATGAATCAATCAAATTCAAATCAATTGGGGTGAGTGTTAAACCAGGTCCATGTATTCTCTTCTTTTCAATGTTAAAGGAAATGGATTTCAAACCGGGTCTGAGGCTGATCGCAGAGGCAATGCCTGTTTGAGTGATCTTAAAACAAATGAAGAATGAAATCTCTTCCAATGACAAACAGTTTTGGCAAAGATAGAACAAGGATTTATCAGTGATCAAGTGATTACCAGAGATATTAATCTTGAGAAGATTCTCAAGCATAGAAGAGAGCCTTAGAACCCCGAAATCAGATACTTGAGAATTCAATGGGAAGCTTATGTCAAGCTCTTCAAGAAATGGGAAACAATAAGCTATGATTACAAGATGGCTATCACGAAGAGAGCCAATGTTTGAGCAGATCAGAACCTTCAAATTTTTCATGTTTGAGCCAAGTTCTCTTAAGCCATCAACAGAAAGTGTTCTCTGGTTGGATAGATTAATCAAATGAAGGTCCAACCCGGATTGTGAAATTTGATGAAGCAAGCCTTCATGGTGGCAATTCAAGAGACTGAGGTCTAAGCTTTTGAGCCTTGGAAACCTGAGGAGCAACCGAGGAAGAAGAGGAGTGGTTGGATCAtacactgtgagagagaatagAAGCCTATTTGTGATGGAAAGAAACTGCTTGCAAACCATAGATAGAGACTCCAAATGATGACCAAGGCCAAGGAATCTGAACACTGATTCCCAACATTCTTCAGGAAAATCTTTCACATGCATCTTCTGAATTCTATCTATCAAGCACCAGAACAGGTTTAAGATGAAGGGATGGTTCAAGTGATGATCAAGTGAGATATGATCAATGGCTCCCTGATTTAACAACAAACCAACCCAAATGAGAGGTTATTTATTTAACAAGTTTAGAGGGTGTTGAAAAGTGAGGTATAGGATTTGGTAATCAAGGTGACGAAATGAAGCTCTTGATTCTTAAAGAAGCCTCCTTTTTTGTGTTTGACTAGTGCTGGTCCTAATCATGAAGCTCTGCAAAGTCTTTTGCTTGTTTGGCTGGCATGCTATGGTGATCTGTAGTTTTCACTTTTGAGGCTTTTACTTTTCATACAACTTTTCTCATTCAACAAACAAATACTGCTCAGtccttatatattttttataggaACAATCTTTATCATGACTGTTAGACTAAGATTAACATAGCCCACAAATATAAAACTACCATTTATTATACATTTTTCATAggattggagatcccacatcaagaaaatacattttttatagaGTTTGTATCAGGTTATCTGTTATCGAACCGCTATTATATATTGTCATGTATGAGTTGGAGAATCTCAACCTTGGAGAATCACAACCTAAGAAGGTGTATTGGAGATTCcatcgactaaagattagaACATTTCATAATGGATGTAAACCTCACTTATAAGCtcattttataaagttgaattaggtttaaagttcactcCTTAATGCATACCATAATATTGAGTGTTAATACATTGACAACATACACTAGTTTACAAAAcaactgaaaagaaaaataactttttgtttAAATGAAACAATGTTGAAATTGTATTTGACCAAATCAGTAAATTGGTGTATTGTAAACTGGTGTAGTTCAATTTGTATGAACCCTCTTATTAAACctcaagagaaaaaaaaatactgtcTTATGGCAATGAAATTTGTATGAAAGTGCAGCCCACTACTTCCTTGAATGAAAGGTATATAAACTCAGCATGATTCATGCATAATGCATTCATAGTCTATGGTcttcttattcattttgatgcaatttaatagtatttattgGTCATAAGATATGATCTCCATTTGAATAATTGTAGCTGGCAAAGATaataattatgtatttatttatttatgagttGTGAGGAGTGCAGTGCAAGTACACAGCAACAGGTACAGAAGTTTAGGTCAGgattttcacctttcttcacAAGTGGCAAAAATGGactgtaatatttttttagtaaattctAGATATTTTTTAACAGAAAGTTTTAAGTTAATTTCACTAGAGATGTGTCTAagaatttgactttttttaatatatatatttttatataaatatagattaaaaaaattcaaatatctaacaatattttacattttgacaataatttcaatttaacaaCCAACCAAGCTCAAGGGAAGTATCAGAAAAATATTACTTTGTTAGACAAATAGGACCAATTCAACTGCTTAATTACGGTCATGAAAATTCATAATTATTCTCAATcgtatttagattttttttgaatttactGCACACTTACGCATGTTTACGGTAAGTCACATTAATGTCTTTAAAATCAAGTTATTTATGAGAATATTGATGGTGTCATTCTTGATTTTTCCTAAAATGTTTCTATTATTAGGTCAATTTAGGCGATTCAAATTAAATAACCTAGTTTACTTTTcaataatatgattaaaattttCTTAAGCAGTAAAGAATTAGAGATTATTAGAatgaattttacttttttaatattttagattattgtTCTAGCAAAGAAGAAAGATAATCTCAATTAAAGTATTAGGTTTTGTTAGAAATATAAGAATTTCTAGTCAAATTGTTATCTACCACTCTCAATTATACATTCTCTTTTATGTATTTTGTCttgttttcagttttttttttaaactttttttaatattgaatgttaattttctatttaatgttaattttcgttattttaattattataataatacaaggagaaaataatgaaattgatacattaaatatttattattacataAAATTGTTTTCATATCGAGTTGGACTaaagaaatattataaattttgatataGATTGAATTGAATTGGGCTCACAGGCCTTGAACTTATGGTAAGTTGGGCTCACGGGCCTTAAACTTAAGGTAAATTTGGGCTCAATCGCcaactaaagataaaaaaataaagactgtttcttcctccaccttcatatcttcttctgccacctccatacacaacataaaaatacatttttgtccttcttgtgtcaccttCATAAAgtagtttctggattatgtaattcaaaaactcatttgaaaaaagacttccgaattacataatctgaaagtaaaataagacttctggattatgtaatccaaagaataatcatgcatctgaaaaatggcttccggattatgtaatccggtagttaattacaaatttgaaaaatgacttccggattacataatccaaaatattataaggggcatttttgaaaatttgaaaacttatggaggtgagagaagaaagtacggaggtgcaggaagaaacagtaaaaaatataaagtatgtATACTCTACCTTAATCCAACAAAAGCTCAACacaattaaaacaaattggAGGAGAGTTGatatgtaaaaattaaaagttttagggctcaaacattaaaaaaatggttACTATTAACTAAGTGTGCTCATTTTCTGTCTTTTGCTCATCCATTTGGAGCTGCAAAAGTGACACAAGTTTTTATGGACAATGTGATTAAATTGCATGGATCACCAACAAAGATCCTCTCATATAGGGACTCAATATTCATGAGTAAATTTTGGTCAGAACTTATGCAAAAACATGGGTTAAAGCTACTGAAGTCTACTACTTTTCATTCTCAAACTGATGTCTCAAACAAGTCTATTGAAGCATATCTGAGATGTGTTTTTGGGCAAATCACTTGTAAGGTTGAATTTTCAACTACAAGTAATTTTCAACTACTTACAATTCACACTTTACATAATAAAGAGATTATTACAACATTATCAGAACAAACAATGCTGATATACACCTTAAGCCCCTCTTCATCTTCTCTCTTCTTTATCCAACTTCTTCCCATTTATACACCCTAGATGGTGTCAATTTCTCAGAGGAAGCAAAAAAATTCTCCATTTCAGATTTCATTGCAGAGCTATAACATACTACAAGCTAACAATGCACCCATGACGCAAGAGGAGTTCCTTCTGGCCACCACTGAGATCAAAACTTGGGGGTGGCATTATCCTTCTCAATGATGGCCTTGAAAATACCATCCAAGCAACAACACTAGCTCCAACTTCACAACAAGACACCAAATTAATCTCCCTCAATCGCGTGCACTTCTCCACCACTTCCCTAACTCCCTTGGTTGTGACACCAGAGCAATTTTCCAAGTCCAAATGAAGCAACCAACGACAGCACTTTGAGATCACAGAAAGCATTTCATCATCAACTCCTGATCGTGACAAGTTCAACTCCTCAAGTTTTGGAACTTCAAAGTCCAGCCCTGTGAACTTCACTCCCGAACAAAAGGCCAAGCTCAAATTCCTAACCTCACCACACCTCCTTAAAACCTCCACAACACCTTCAGATATTCCACAGCAAGAACTCAAATCAAGCACCTCCAAACTGGGGCAAAGAGAAGCAATCATTTCAACACTTTCATCCCTCAACCAGGAATTGCTTCCCAAATAGAGAGACTTCACCCGATAATTCACAACACCATTCACAAACTCATCATCAACCCCCTTCTTTCCAACATCTGTTGCCTCCATTTTGATCTCATTCAACAAAGGACACTTCCTAACGAGTTCAAACAAAGCCAAATCAGTTAACATCCTACAACCACTAACATTTATAGACACCAAATTCCCAAGAAACTCACACAACTCTTCCACACGCTGATCACACAGAAACTCAGCGTTCTGAAGATCTAAATGCTCCACAGACTGACACGTGGACAACAAGCACAACACTCCAAGGTAACTGTAGTTACAAGAACCTTGTAAAACAAGCTTCTTCAGAGGAATCCCTTCTTCCGCAACACAGCATAGCAACTCGTCGGAGATAGAAGAACACGACAAATCGAGACAAGTCAAGCCCTTCAAACCCACCAACGCAGTGATGAAATCAGAAGTCGCATAGGGTCTGCCAATGTCACCCTTCTTTGTTCCACACCCGAAATTGCTAACGCAGAAAGAACGCAAACACGGTCTTTCGCGAATCGCGCAAGCGATGCCGCGTTGCGTGATGAAATGGCACTCAAAGATTATAACTTCCTCGAGAAGCTCGCAGTTCTTGCAGAGACTGAGAATGGAAAGGTCATTGATGAAGAAATTGCCGGAGAGGTTAACGCTGCGAAGCCTGGGCAGGGCCAAAGACAGAGCCTTTACGCCGAAATCGGAAACTGTGGAGTTGTCGCTGTTTTCGGGGAAGCTGAGGTCGAGATGTTCGAGGAAAGGGAAACAATCAGCGATCAGAAGGAGATCGGCGTTTCGGAGAAAACCCATGTGGGAGCAGGTGAGGGATTTCAAAGTTGGGATCTTTCTGGCGAACGCGCGCAACCCATTTGAGGGGATGGAGGGGTGGCCGGAGAGGGTGAGAGATTGGAGAGGTGGGGCGGCGCGTGAGAGTTGGATGAGGAGCGCGTGGAGGTGGGAGTGGTGGAGGCGGCGCGTGAGGTGAAGAGAGGTGATGCAGGGGAACCTTAGGAAGAGGTTGGGGAGAAAGGGAATTGTTGGGTTGGTTATGGTGAGTGAGGTTCGAAGGAGATTGGTTATGGAGAGGAATTGGGTTGAGACAAGAGAGAGAGGTTCAAAATGAGGATTGGGTTTGAGGAATTTGAACACCAATTCCCAGCATTCATCAGGCAAATCtaaatcttcttcttcttctttttctgacattGTTTTCTGATTCTTCTGTTCTTCTCACTTCTTCACAACTATATCAACTACCCAACTGCCAGCATCACTGTCTCTGTTCCTTTTGTGTAGTTCTTCTTATCTGGTTTTTGTGTGATGCAAAtctaaattcaaatttcaattcAAGAATGAAGGGTCACGTGATCCAAATTTTCAGATCTGAAATCcccatttttttattctatggGGAAAGGTTGTGGACAAAAATTAATTGTAAATTGAAGGGAAGAAAAAGTCCACCTTCATGTTAAAGTTGTATTCGGAATATGGTGGTAataaaatatctataatataatcatagaaaaaaaatagtttaatataaaaattaataaaccaaattaacttttattatcaacaatttgattttttttcttattattcgttgatataaaaaatactcataataATACAGTTAAATATGTTTAACTTGCCATTACTTCATCAAGACCATAAATAAAGCAATACCATTGCCTACTTGAAGTACAGTTTCTATTTACACTTTTGACTTCGATATTATACGATCACCCATAATTTAATGTTACTAATTTCATATATACCAATGGTTACCACGAAAATATGTCAaagtttctttttttataagaaaaaaaaaatctcaatgtTATAGAAAGactaatcaattatattttattttattattccaaaatattaacaatacataaatataatacataaatataactTGTTGTTGAAGCAATTATTTAAAGTTTTCGCTTGTCGGATTTAATTAATCACTATTTGTTGTTgtgtgaaaattattttttatctttaattcaaaatttatacctcaatatttatagtaaaaaaactATTTGAATTGATATTTGTCAGCTTTTTTATAAGACAAATAGATTTCTAGTGTAAATTAAGATActagaatattttatattaacttgTTAGTAAAGTagatgttattaatattataatatattttactctgtaaatttatttgttatgtaaaaaaaatactcttaaGAACTTATTCCAATGTTTTTTTACTATAAGTAACTAGAAAGTTtaaagtttgagaaaaaaaaaatcaatttcacacTACAATACAAAGATATAATTTAGTGTAAGATTGTCATATTAACACCCTAATATTACATAGTTATAAAACACTTGTTTAGAATTCAAATGTGACACCCTCTAATTCCAAACTTGCtccatttaataaaaaaattatttcttcagTTATTGTAATATAGTGTAAGATTGTCACCATATTACCATTTTTTTCACAaggaaaaaatattacttttacaACACGAAAAATTTCTTTTGACATGAACAAAGTAAAAACATATACTTAACaccaatttataataatattaaaaactaaaaaataaattaaacataattaaaaatattgttttattagtgtgtaaagttaatattttttttatggtgtTAACATATCACCACTCTAATTAAAATGCACTCGTTACGACAACTCTATACTTTCAAAATTGTTCTATTTTAATAAGAAATTATTTCTCTATCCAATTATAATATACTctattataaatagatttagtaattttaattattcttttttctCTTGCCCAAAAGATCTGTATTTTGACCTACCTACTTTCATTGTAGAAGTTTATCTCTTTCCTTCAATGGAGTTAAATAAAgaatcttaaaaatattataacacaacataatttcatattaaaatacagttaAACTGAGAAAGTTCTATACAAACCAAACACACGAGACATGATTTTGATTTAAACGAaaggaaaaggaagaaaagTGGAACATAATTTAAACACACTCATCTTCAGAATCAACCGCTGTTGCTGCTGACTTGCGACGGTGGTTCCTCAGGGTCAGGATCCGAATTCTCCGGTGGATCATCCGGTGGATCCTCCGGCGGATCCTCCGGCACTTCCGGCGCTGGAAAAGAATCATCCGGTGGATCCTCCGGGAGATCCGGCGGTGCCAAGAAAACATTCGGCGGATCCTCCGGCAACTCTGGCGGAGGCAGGGAAACATCCGGGGTGGTGGGCATGGTAAAAGACGGCGGGTCATCCGGCATGACTGGTGTTTGCGGAAGGGTAAAAGTGGGTGGCGCCTCTGCAGCCAACGGTGGTGGAAAAAAATCAGAAGGTGTATGGAAAAACGGTGGATTTGAGAGAAACGGCGTGGGTAGGAGTGGAGGGGGCAAGGAAGGGTCTGGAAAAGTTGGATTGGTGAAAAAAGGTGGCGAAGATAAGAACGGAACAAGTGGGGGTGATGGTTGTGGATCGAAGAAGAAGGGGTTCGGAGGTGATAGCCATGGGAATGTTGGCATGTCAGACATCGGAGGTGGAATTATCAACGGCGGTAAGGGAGGAGCAGGTGGCGGCGGCGACGGCACTAACGGCGGCGCCGGAGGAATGGGTATAGGAGAGGGAGATGGCAGAGGGCAGCAGGGTGGTGGTAATGGGCAGCAGGGTTTAACCGGCGGAGGTGAACACGCGGGTGGAGGGGGTGAAGGTGGTGGCGG harbors:
- the LOC137819714 gene encoding F-box/LRR-repeat protein 3-like — its product is MHVKDFPEECWESVFRFLGLGHHLESLSMVCKQFLSITNRLLFSLTVYDPTTPLLPRLLLRFPRLKSLDLSLLNCHHEGLLHQISQSGLDLHLINLSNQRTLSVDGLRELGSNMKNLKVLICSNIGSLRDSHLVIIAYCFPFLEELDISFPLNSQVSDFGVLRLSSMLENLLKINISGNHLITDKSLFYLCQNCLSLEEISFFICFKITQTGIASAISLRPGLKSISFNIEKKRIHGPGLTLTPIDLNLIDSFKSFKRLTALDLSNSVISDEFLFAVAEGGGLLLEKLTLQDCCNCTFSGISYVLSKCQSVQCLDLRKVDFLTDQCISKLSVFLLSLTTINLSGCCQLTNSTFFILTRNCPLLCEIKMERTYLGVEGEEDSMRDFVVNPEVKKVYLGDNVLLSDASLIKFVSICPSLQLLDIIGCEGVSGEGIVEVLKRCSEIRHLNLANTGMKVFEIDFEVSKLEVLNLSGSKIEDEALSMISRRCSGLLLLNIQSCWHVTAKGVVEVVENCRRLKELNLKNCRLVSDDFVAWLEFSKPSLRTVATPSDVDVYC
- the LOC137818087 gene encoding F-box/LRR-repeat protein 4-like, with the translated sequence MSEKEEEEDLDLPDECWELVFKFLKPNPHFEPLSLVSTQFLSITNLLRTSLTITNPTIPFLPNLFLRFPCITSLHLTRRLHHSHLHALLIQLSRAAPPLQSLTLSGHPSIPSNGLRAFARKIPTLKSLTCSHMGFLRNADLLLIADCFPFLEHLDLSFPENSDNSTVSDFGVKALSLALPRLRSVNLSGNFFINDLSILSLCKNCELLEEVIIFECHFITQRGIACAIRERPCLRSFCVSNFGCGTKKGDIGRPYATSDFITALVGLKGLTCLDLSCSSISDELLCCVAEEGIPLKKLVLQGSCNYSYLGVLCLLSTCQSVEHLDLQNAEFLCDQRVEELCEFLGNLVSINVSGCRMLTDLALFELVRKCPLLNEIKMEATDVGKKGVDDEFVNGVVNYRVKSLYLGSNSWLRDESVEMIASLCPSLEVLDLSSCCGISEGVVEVLRRCGEVRNLSLAFCSGVKFTGLDFEVPKLEELNLSRSGVDDEMLSVISKCCRWLLHLDLENCSGVTTKGVREVVEKCTRLREINLVSCCEVGASVVAWMVFSRPSLRRIMPPPSFDLSGGQKELLLRHGCIVSL
- the LOC137818088 gene encoding uncharacterized protein, producing MTGVCGRVKVGGASAANGGGKKSEGVWKNGGFERNGVGRSGGGKEGSGKVGLVKKGGEDKNGTSGGDGCGSKKKGFGGDSHGNVGMSDIGGGIINGGKGGAGGGGDGTNGGAGGMGIGEGDGRGQQGGGNGQQGLTGGGEHAGGGGEGGGGDGGGGDGGGGHGGGGDGGGGGGGAEYCGRGGDRGRGKYLNGGGVLGL